The Bactrocera dorsalis isolate Fly_Bdor chromosome 2, ASM2337382v1, whole genome shotgun sequence region GATTTTCGTCAAGCATAAAATGGCTTAGAATTCCTTGTttattgtacataaatacagCTTACGAAGATCATTAATGCTCActattatttagttttatatataattttgattttacgtacacttcttaaataaaattttttatactgtaGGGATTCTGAACATacaacatttacatacatatgtatatacgccaTGGATAAACCATAACGGCATTAAGCGAATAATTGGAAAACTCACAATTTGTACAGTTAATTTTATTCGCttgctttattattttagcaataaatttatttacatattgttattacttattattaaagaaaatacacaaacaatttGGCTTGACAATTGCGTAATTTTgggtaataaacaaaatattcttataagcacataagtaaaattaaattacccaaaaaaacgaaaattactaaataaattaataaaaactatgtAAAGGCGTTCTAAGTTGACacagatttttaaatattttttattcaattaatttaaagtaaataagtGAATATGGTCGCACTAAGCCTTTAAAACACCGCATAACTGTTATGAgatctaaatatatgtatgtatatatgtatttatattatataactgtGTACATTgtataaacaattatttaaagaatttttggaaaagctACGATTTTGTTAAGCAAAATGAATTTTCACGTGAACCTTCATACATATAATGAGAGTGtcaaataatgcattaaaacataattgaattattatgtaaaataatatatatttttttatttcgtaataccgaaaatcttaattaaaaataattttaaaaattttcatttgggatcgaaataaaaaaaataaattaaatctcgaaaagtaaaaataaatgtttactcccaatttgaagtttatatttaaaaaaacaaatttgaatccTCAGTTTATTCTAAAATTGAGAgaagcaattatttttaaatgtacttTTTTCGCGCTTGATTATTCGTATTCTACGTGTTTGAACTATGTAAAGCTCGCAGAGCTACTATCTTCAGTACTCTACAGCAATGATCGGCACACTTGCTCTTTCGAACCAAATggaatttgcaatatttaatgccgataattttgattttggaattaaggggttatatgcagttaaattttgaaaaaaaaaaatttgattttttctattttatttttgaatattttcgaagttacacccaaatttgaaaaggcgtttCAGACTGCCTAGAATTacatttaacaatttattttatgaaaactgccattttgtaaaaaaaaaaatttattttgcttattccttccTTTGATTACTATaattaacattactttaacgaaatctgtttggttttttaatttcagaggatccagttcagagatatagtggtcaccgcaaaacgtcttttttgagagaAGCTCtcggagatcagctgtagttcctttccaaatatatagttttactaatgctaagtcttaaaatacagttaaaagataccataatatgcgtaaaaatttttggaacaataaatttaaaatttttctcagaaaaaattctggaaaaattGCTTTTTTCGGCTTCTAActgcatatcgtcacctgaaatgcaaaataacgtaacaacattttcagaaatttaaagtggcatgaatgaagcACGCAGTAAAACAGAATAggagtgaaacaaaaattttaatattagttaaaactggtttatatctgagtgcagaacctgaaaatgttgaacatatataatattatgtatgtaatttgaagtagtgaagtgtaatcaacaagacactcaatttcgaattttttgatgatacgttattttgcatttcaggcgacgatataaccccttaaagagAATTTAACTGACAGATGGTTGCCAATGAGACGTAGAGAAAATTACAATTCTAtttgtttttggtattaaatattaaaaatattcaaaacaaatataagtgattttaacttgaaaatttatattagaacggcaaaaaaaagtatttcaaataagtttaaatttttttatacattttatatgtacatacatacatatatatttaataactttttaactAATTAACGAGGAAAACTGAGAGCACCaatatcattaaaattttttttaaataaattaatgaaatttgcaCTGATTACAATATTTTGACAATTTGTTCGCATTAAAATGTCTGCTGGCTTCTCATAGCTATTGtggtgtatataaataaatataatatgtaaatatacataatatttccTGTTTTTTTGCGCTCGGAAAACTGCATGTGCGGCCTTTTCCTCAGCTAGTGCGCAGACCATATTCGAGTAAATGAAATTGGCAAAAAGATTAaatcgaaaattatataaagttatgtatgtatatatatttttgtgactCAGTCCAATTTAATTAGCAGTAATTAGaactattaaaattaacaacaacaatgcgctgTGACCCGTTAAAAGGTCATAGCAACATGACGACACCCAAGGCGCCCCCAATAAGAGCACAATACGTGCTTGACTGTCAGCGATCCTCTGGATCGTAACAGCTAGCAAATGCTAATGTACAAAATCGTTGGGTATATAATGATGATGGGGGTCAACAATGACGCTGGTATATTGCGGCTGCACGCTGACGCCCTTCTCCACGGCTACGGCGAATGAGCGGGCAAGATGctcatgctgttgttgttgctgctgctgctgttgtagtTGTTCATGCTCGTGTTGTTGTAGTTGATGTGCCACCAGCGTCGTTTGATGATGCTGATGCATTTGCTGGTgctccatttgttgttgttgtgactgaGACTGCGGCGTCGCTGGCTGTTGCAGCGTGGCAATGTGACTGGACGCcaagttttgttgttgcagctgatGTGTTTGGTGATGATGCGTGTGTTGATGATGTTCCATAGGTTGTAGGTGATGTTGTTgcggttgctgctgttgttgtgtagTCGGTGGTCCCGCCATAGCGGCCTGTTGATGCGAACTGCTATCCGACAGGTAATGCAATTCAAATGTGTGACTCAACTCGCTGTACGTCGTCTGTGGCGAATTGCCCGTTATTATCGACGCATTGCCGGTGGACATTTGGCGCTCGCTTTCCGCGCTGCTGGAACAGCTATTGGAATTCGCCGAGTACGGTCGATTGAGTGACGTAGCTGATGGCGTCGCCTCGTAGTAGTAGTGTTCACTGCCCgagttgttattgctattgttcgTGCCCACACTGCCGCCGTAGTAGCCGGGGCCGGTGGTTGTGTCCGGGTATTGCATTTCATGGCCGAGCGTCGATGAAGTGACCACGAGATCGTTGATCGGCGGGAAGAGCGTTGTATAATTGAGGTTTTCGTGTTGTGTTTGCGGTGGTAGCGGCACTTCGTGGGCATGCGCATGCGGATGCACGTGATGCAGATGATGCGCGTGCTGTGCGTGCACATGCGCGTTCGGATGTGCATGCAGATGCGCGTGCTGATGATGCGGCAGTTGCGTGTGCATTATATGTCCCGTCATGTaggcattattgttgttattattgtgcgCTACGCCGTTGCCGGCGCCGCCGCCaccactgctgctgctgccgccagTCAGCACCGGTGTAAGCACGTTAGGTGGTAAATGTACGCCAGCGCTCTCAAAACACGCGTCCAGTTTGGGACTCACGCTGAGCGCAGCGCAACTCGGCGTACTGCCAACGGCAATGCCATTGCTTAGCGCCGGGTGTGTAACGACGGCAGCTGCGTGTGCCGCATGCAAAGATGGCGTCAACGCAGCCGAAGCGCTGATTGGCTCGCTCTTAACCACACCCGTTTGTATTTCATTGAGAATCAAGTCTTTGGCCTCTTGTTCACTGCAA contains the following coding sequences:
- the LOC105234151 gene encoding protein single-minded isoform X3, whose translation is MDQKSLAKSCAMKEKSKNAARTRREKENAEFFELAKLLPLPSAITSQLDKASIIRLTTSYLKMRQVFPDGLGEAWGTSPAMQRGAIKELGSHLLQTLDGFIFVVAPDGKIMYISETASVQLGLSQVELTGNSIFEYIHQHDHDEMNAILSLHPYMYQNPDAFINSLHLPQSGNPPTGHANVIGSPNGSYGNDRGSQTIELQKSFFLRMKCVLAKRNAGLTTSGYKVIHCSGYLKARIFPDYGDGHGGYIQNLGLVAVGHSLPSSAITEIKLHTNMFMFRACMDLKLIFLDARVSQLTGYEPQDLIEKTLYQYIHVADIGAMSCAHQTLVYKGQVTTKYYRFLTKGGGWVWVQSYATVVHNTRSSRTHCIVSVNYVLSEQEAKDLILNEIQTGVVKSEPISASAALTPSLHAAHAAAVVTHPALSNGIAVGSTPSCAALSVSPKLDACFESAGVHLPPNVLTPVLTGGSSSSGGGGAGNGVAHNNNNNNAYMTGHIMHTQLPHHQHAHLHAHPNAHVHAQHAHHLHHVHPHAHAHEVPLPPQTQHENLNYTTLFPPINDLVVTSSTLGHEMQYPDTTTGPGYYGGSVGTNNSNNNSGSEHYYYEATPSATSLNRPYSANSNSCSSSAESERQMSTGNASIITGNSPQTTYSELSHTFELHYLSDSSSHQQAAMAGPPTTQQQQQPQQHHLQPMEHHQHTHHHQTHQLQQQNLASSHIATLQQPATPQSQSQQQQMEHQQMHQHHQTTLVAHQLQQHEHEQLQQQQQQQQQHEHLARSFAVAVEKGVSVQPQYTSVIVDPHHHYIPNDFVH
- the LOC105234151 gene encoding protein single-minded isoform X4, with translation MKEKSKNAARTRREKENAEFFELAKLLPLPSAITSQLDKASIIRLTTSYLKMRQVFPDGLGEAWGTSPAMQRGAIKELGSHLLQTLDGFIFVVAPDGKIMYISETASVQLGLSQVELTGNSIFEYIHQHDHDEMNAILSLHPYMYQNPDAFINSLHLPQSGNPPTGHANVIGSPNGSYGNDRGSQTIELQKSFFLRMKCVLAKRNAGLTTSGYKVIHCSGYLKARIFPDYGDGHGGYIQNLGLVAVGHSLPSSAITEIKLHTNMFMFRACMDLKLIFLDARVSQLTGYEPQDLIEKTLYQYIHVADIGAMSCAHQTLVYKGQVTTKYYRFLTKGGGWVWVQSYATVVHNTRSSRTHCIVSVNYVLSEQEAKDLILNEIQTGVVKSEPISASAALTPSLHAAHAAAVVTHPALSNGIAVGSTPSCAALSVSPKLDACFESAGVHLPPNVLTPVLTGGSSSSGGGGAGNGVAHNNNNNNAYMTGHIMHTQLPHHQHAHLHAHPNAHVHAQHAHHLHHVHPHAHAHEVPLPPQTQHENLNYTTLFPPINDLVVTSSTLGHEMQYPDTTTGPGYYGGSVGTNNSNNNSGSEHYYYEATPSATSLNRPYSANSNSCSSSAESERQMSTGNASIITGNSPQTTYSELSHTFELHYLSDSSSHQQAAMAGPPTTQQQQQPQQHHLQPMEHHQHTHHHQTHQLQQQNLASSHIATLQQPATPQSQSQQQQMEHQQMHQHHQTTLVAHQLQQHEHEQLQQQQQQQQQHEHLARSFAVAVEKGVSVQPQYTSVIVDPHHHYIPNDFVH
- the LOC105234151 gene encoding protein single-minded isoform X1; the protein is MIFQRKTLSERNRSSLTSLAKSCAMKEKSKNAARTRREKENAEFFELAKLLPLPSAITSQLDKASIIRLTTSYLKMRQVFPDGLGEAWGTSPAMQRGAIKELGSHLLQTLDGFIFVVAPDGKIMYISETASVQLGLSQVELTGNSIFEYIHQHDHDEMNAILSLHPYMYQNPDAFINSLHLPQSGNPPTGHANVIGSPNGSYGNDRGSQTIELQKSFFLRMKCVLAKRNAGLTTSGYKVIHCSGYLKARIFPDYGDGHGGYIQNLGLVAVGHSLPSSAITEIKLHTNMFMFRACMDLKLIFLDARVSQLTGYEPQDLIEKTLYQYIHVADIGAMSCAHQTLVYKGQVTTKYYRFLTKGGGWVWVQSYATVVHNTRSSRTHCIVSVNYVLSEQEAKDLILNEIQTGVVKSEPISASAALTPSLHAAHAAAVVTHPALSNGIAVGSTPSCAALSVSPKLDACFESAGVHLPPNVLTPVLTGGSSSSGGGGAGNGVAHNNNNNNAYMTGHIMHTQLPHHQHAHLHAHPNAHVHAQHAHHLHHVHPHAHAHEVPLPPQTQHENLNYTTLFPPINDLVVTSSTLGHEMQYPDTTTGPGYYGGSVGTNNSNNNSGSEHYYYEATPSATSLNRPYSANSNSCSSSAESERQMSTGNASIITGNSPQTTYSELSHTFELHYLSDSSSHQQAAMAGPPTTQQQQQPQQHHLQPMEHHQHTHHHQTHQLQQQNLASSHIATLQQPATPQSQSQQQQMEHQQMHQHHQTTLVAHQLQQHEHEQLQQQQQQQQQHEHLARSFAVAVEKGVSVQPQYTSVIVDPHHHYIPNDFVH
- the LOC105234151 gene encoding protein single-minded isoform X2; the protein is MIFQRKTLSERNRSSLTSLAKSCAMKEKSKNAARTRREKENAEFFELAKLLPLPSAITSQLDKASIIRLTTSYLKMRQVFPDGLGEAWGTSPAMQRGAIKELGSHLLQTLDGFIFVVAPDGKIMYISETASVQLGLSQVELTGNSIFEYIHQHDHDEMNAILSLHPYMYQNPSGNPPTGHANVIGSPNGSYGNDRGSQTIELQKSFFLRMKCVLAKRNAGLTTSGYKVIHCSGYLKARIFPDYGDGHGGYIQNLGLVAVGHSLPSSAITEIKLHTNMFMFRACMDLKLIFLDARVSQLTGYEPQDLIEKTLYQYIHVADIGAMSCAHQTLVYKGQVTTKYYRFLTKGGGWVWVQSYATVVHNTRSSRTHCIVSVNYVLSEQEAKDLILNEIQTGVVKSEPISASAALTPSLHAAHAAAVVTHPALSNGIAVGSTPSCAALSVSPKLDACFESAGVHLPPNVLTPVLTGGSSSSGGGGAGNGVAHNNNNNNAYMTGHIMHTQLPHHQHAHLHAHPNAHVHAQHAHHLHHVHPHAHAHEVPLPPQTQHENLNYTTLFPPINDLVVTSSTLGHEMQYPDTTTGPGYYGGSVGTNNSNNNSGSEHYYYEATPSATSLNRPYSANSNSCSSSAESERQMSTGNASIITGNSPQTTYSELSHTFELHYLSDSSSHQQAAMAGPPTTQQQQQPQQHHLQPMEHHQHTHHHQTHQLQQQNLASSHIATLQQPATPQSQSQQQQMEHQQMHQHHQTTLVAHQLQQHEHEQLQQQQQQQQQHEHLARSFAVAVEKGVSVQPQYTSVIVDPHHHYIPNDFVH